The Paraburkholderia sp. SOS3 genome includes a region encoding these proteins:
- a CDS encoding LPS-assembly protein LptD — MPPRKLFPYPSSCDGLPRTRRLVAALVAVPGLFPALSHAQLVGEAAQAQPLENSPWDLRLAPQLEDHTVPTGQRAATFVLGDATTGTADRDMAAKGSAEVRQATSVIKADALHYDQDTDMADAYGHVRISGNGALFVGPEAHLKVESNEGFMTAAKYHFSMTGGSGSAERVDLLDNERSVFSHATYTACQCESDPAWYIKGSEFDFDTGADEGVAHNGVLFFQGVPIFASPWMSFPLSGDRRSGLLPPTFSVSSNNGFELALPYYFNIAPNRDLTITPRIISRRGVLTDVNYRYLSPTYSGSFTGQFLPDDAITKTNRYALYIQHNQNFGNGFGGYVYYNKVSDNTYPEDLASSTSQFLNGTQLLYQQEAGLTYNNGPWSVLAREQHWQTLQGSIPPYGREPELRVTYSKYNVGGFDYGATADYSRFRITADNMTEGDRVVFDPYLAYSVVGPGYFVTPKVQWHFASYNLSNLGTNSVAGQPKNFTESIPTFSFDTGLVFDRSVRIFGTDYIQTLEPRLYYVYTPFRNQNDAPLFDTADSDFGLAEIFQPNTFVGEDRIADANRITAALTTRFINAATGDERARFVIAQQYYFTDQRVTLLPGQSETTARHSDLIAGASFKLGYGFAQETAFQYNADNNQLVKSSIGFGFSPETGKVINLGYRYTRANTTLENQPINQILISGQWPLTHRVFAVGRVNYDLQGHRLVDGLLGMQYDADCWTLGVGVQKYANGVNTQGLATSATRFLAQLTLKGLSSVDNGLVTAFRSSVAGYSPPPPPPPPESRFNNFE; from the coding sequence ATGCCGCCTAGAAAGCTTTTCCCTTACCCATCTTCTTGCGACGGCTTGCCGCGCACAAGGCGGCTCGTCGCGGCACTCGTTGCCGTGCCCGGTCTCTTTCCTGCGCTTTCGCACGCCCAGCTCGTGGGTGAAGCGGCGCAGGCGCAGCCGCTCGAGAACTCGCCGTGGGACCTGCGGCTCGCCCCGCAGCTCGAGGACCATACCGTGCCGACCGGCCAGCGCGCCGCGACCTTCGTGCTCGGCGACGCGACCACCGGCACCGCCGATCGCGACATGGCGGCGAAAGGTTCGGCCGAAGTGCGTCAGGCCACCTCGGTCATCAAGGCAGACGCGCTGCATTACGATCAGGATACCGACATGGCCGACGCGTACGGCCATGTGCGCATCTCCGGCAATGGCGCGCTGTTCGTCGGGCCCGAAGCGCACCTGAAAGTCGAGTCGAATGAAGGTTTCATGACCGCGGCGAAGTATCACTTCTCGATGACGGGCGGTTCGGGCAGCGCGGAACGCGTCGATCTGCTCGATAACGAGCGCTCGGTGTTTTCGCACGCCACGTATACGGCCTGCCAGTGCGAGAGCGACCCGGCGTGGTACATCAAGGGCAGCGAGTTCGATTTCGACACCGGCGCCGACGAAGGCGTCGCGCACAACGGCGTGCTGTTCTTCCAGGGCGTGCCGATCTTCGCGAGCCCGTGGATGTCGTTCCCGTTGTCGGGCGATCGCAGGAGCGGCCTGCTGCCGCCGACGTTCTCGGTCAGTTCGAACAACGGCTTCGAGCTGGCGCTGCCGTACTACTTCAATATCGCGCCGAACCGCGACCTGACCATCACGCCGCGGATCATCTCGCGGCGCGGCGTGCTGACCGACGTCAACTACCGGTACCTGTCGCCCACGTATAGCGGGTCGTTTACAGGCCAGTTCCTGCCCGACGACGCGATCACGAAGACGAACCGCTACGCGCTGTACATCCAGCACAACCAGAACTTCGGCAACGGGTTCGGCGGCTACGTCTACTACAACAAGGTATCGGACAACACATACCCGGAGGATCTGGCGTCGTCGACGAGCCAGTTCCTCAACGGCACGCAGCTGCTGTATCAGCAGGAAGCCGGCCTCACGTACAACAACGGTCCGTGGTCCGTGCTCGCGCGCGAACAGCACTGGCAGACGCTCCAGGGCTCGATTCCGCCGTACGGCCGCGAGCCGGAACTGCGCGTGACGTACTCGAAGTACAACGTAGGCGGCTTCGATTACGGCGCGACGGCCGACTACTCGCGCTTCCGCATCACGGCCGACAACATGACCGAGGGCGACCGCGTCGTCTTCGATCCGTACCTCGCGTACTCGGTGGTCGGCCCCGGCTACTTCGTCACGCCGAAGGTGCAATGGCACTTCGCGTCGTACAACCTTAGCAATCTCGGCACGAATTCGGTCGCGGGGCAGCCGAAGAACTTCACCGAATCGATTCCGACGTTCTCGTTCGACACGGGGCTCGTCTTCGACCGGTCGGTGCGCATCTTCGGCACGGACTATATCCAGACGCTCGAGCCGCGGCTGTATTACGTCTACACGCCGTTTCGCAATCAGAACGACGCGCCGCTGTTCGACACCGCCGATTCGGACTTCGGCCTTGCCGAAATTTTCCAGCCGAACACGTTTGTCGGCGAAGACCGTATCGCCGACGCGAACCGCATAACGGCCGCGCTGACGACGCGTTTCATCAACGCGGCGACCGGCGACGAGCGCGCGCGCTTCGTGATCGCGCAGCAGTACTACTTCACGGACCAGCGCGTCACGCTGCTGCCGGGCCAGTCGGAAACGACGGCACGCCATTCGGATCTGATCGCCGGCGCGTCGTTCAAGCTCGGCTATGGTTTCGCCCAGGAAACGGCGTTCCAATATAATGCCGACAACAATCAGCTGGTGAAGTCGAGCATCGGTTTCGGGTTCAGTCCCGAAACGGGCAAGGTCATCAACCTCGGTTATCGTTACACGCGCGCGAACACGACGCTCGAGAACCAGCCGATCAACCAGATCCTGATCTCAGGGCAATGGCCGCTGACGCACCGCGTGTTCGCGGTGGGCCGCGTCAATTACGACTTGCAAGGCCACCGGCTCGTCGACGGCCTGCTCGGCATGCAGTACGACGCCGATTGCTGGACGCTTGGCGTCGGTGTGCAGAAGTACGCGAACGGGGTCAACACGCAAGGCCTGGCAACTTCCGCGACGCGTTTTCTCGCGCAGTTGACGTTGAAGGGCCTGTCGTCCGTCGACAACGGCCTCGTAACCGCGTTCCGTTCGAGCGTCGCCGGCTATTCGCCGCCGCCGCCGCCACCGCCGCCCGAATCGCGGTTCAACAATTTTGAATGA
- a CDS encoding YadA family autotransporter adhesin: MTPIRTAVCENFDSWLRQPARRAGVATGVAAIALGTAGLTAASLSFASAITINDTDKATGQSCTTTNAGSGTWSVVGGCFANAGVKDAPHNLAETVVGSYGYVPANVSFATGFGFSTQNYAYFGSAVGAAAYVASGARNSVALGTGSVATEANTVSLGRVGDNPLKGTYGDSGDGNTSDTALLNQNLTGTLTRRLTNMSAGINDTDAVNVGQLKAAGMSVDTSGNPTNAFVAYDDLTRGKVTLAGGTNGTTITNVTAGAVNPGSKDAINGAQLYGSASSIAAALGGGSMVVSDGSITMPRYTVGGDTVVGVGGAVDALDQRITDASAAAADISTKLKYVKFGDTTAQDANASGDNAVAIGGYAQATGDNALAIGANARATAVNAIAIGAGSSANQANTFAVGSNTAKRRIVNVADAVNYSDAVTLGQMNAAIAAALPGPTSAGGNDGLLRGTALKAGVDVAAQVDTADIIAYDSSAHDHVTLGGAGTASRVSLSNLQDAQLSATSTEAVTGAQLYATNEQLAMLGQAVQNYDANGSTVIASSTVSGPAAASGSNSFAAGGGASATGNDSSALGDRAQASGAASVALGSQANAAANNSVALGANAVANREDTVSVGAAGSERQVVNVAAGVQGTDAVNVNQLNAAVANTNQQIAGLQGQIHDVAKGANAGTAAAMAVAGLPQPTQPGKAMVAVAGARYGGQSGAAFGASYVTQNNRFVVKLSGNTSTNGNVGVVAGAGFQW; the protein is encoded by the coding sequence GTGACACCGATTCGCACTGCCGTGTGCGAAAACTTCGACAGTTGGCTGCGCCAACCCGCGAGGCGCGCAGGCGTCGCGACCGGCGTCGCCGCAATCGCGCTGGGAACCGCGGGCCTGACTGCCGCGAGCCTCTCGTTCGCCAGCGCGATTACGATCAACGACACCGACAAGGCAACGGGGCAGAGCTGCACGACAACGAATGCCGGCAGCGGCACATGGTCGGTCGTCGGTGGCTGCTTCGCGAATGCCGGAGTGAAGGATGCGCCGCATAATCTGGCCGAGACCGTGGTCGGCTCGTATGGCTATGTGCCGGCCAACGTGAGTTTTGCGACGGGCTTCGGCTTCAGCACGCAGAACTACGCGTATTTCGGCAGTGCGGTCGGCGCGGCCGCGTATGTCGCGAGCGGCGCGCGCAACAGCGTCGCGCTCGGCACCGGCTCGGTCGCAACGGAAGCGAACACGGTGTCGCTCGGCCGTGTCGGCGACAATCCGCTGAAAGGCACCTATGGCGACAGCGGCGACGGCAATACGTCGGACACGGCCTTGCTGAACCAGAATCTGACCGGCACGCTGACCCGGCGGCTCACCAATATGTCCGCCGGCATCAACGATACCGACGCGGTCAACGTCGGCCAGCTGAAGGCGGCCGGCATGAGCGTCGATACATCGGGCAATCCGACCAACGCGTTCGTTGCCTATGACGACCTGACCCGCGGCAAGGTGACGCTCGCGGGAGGCACGAACGGCACGACGATCACGAATGTGACGGCAGGCGCGGTCAACCCCGGCAGCAAGGACGCGATCAACGGCGCGCAGCTCTACGGTTCCGCAAGCAGCATTGCAGCGGCGCTCGGCGGCGGCTCGATGGTCGTGTCGGACGGCAGCATCACGATGCCGCGCTACACGGTCGGCGGCGATACGGTCGTCGGGGTCGGCGGTGCCGTCGATGCGCTCGATCAGCGGATCACGGACGCATCGGCGGCGGCTGCCGATATTTCGACGAAGCTCAAATACGTCAAGTTCGGCGACACGACCGCGCAGGATGCGAATGCGTCCGGCGACAATGCGGTCGCGATCGGCGGATACGCGCAGGCGACCGGCGACAACGCGCTGGCTATCGGCGCGAACGCGCGCGCGACAGCGGTCAATGCGATCGCGATCGGCGCGGGATCATCGGCGAATCAGGCCAACACGTTCGCGGTCGGCTCGAATACGGCGAAGCGCCGGATCGTCAACGTGGCGGACGCGGTGAACTATAGCGACGCGGTGACGCTGGGCCAGATGAACGCGGCGATCGCCGCGGCGCTGCCCGGCCCGACCAGCGCAGGCGGCAACGATGGATTGCTGCGCGGCACGGCGCTCAAGGCCGGCGTCGATGTTGCGGCGCAAGTCGATACGGCGGACATCATCGCGTACGACAGCTCGGCTCACGACCATGTCACGCTCGGCGGAGCAGGCACGGCGTCGCGCGTCTCGCTATCGAATCTGCAGGATGCGCAATTGAGCGCAACGAGCACCGAGGCGGTTACCGGTGCGCAGTTGTACGCGACGAACGAGCAGCTCGCCATGCTCGGCCAGGCGGTGCAGAACTACGATGCAAACGGCTCGACCGTGATTGCGTCGAGCACGGTCAGCGGACCGGCTGCTGCGAGCGGTTCGAATTCGTTCGCGGCGGGCGGCGGCGCGAGCGCGACCGGCAACGATTCGAGCGCGCTCGGCGACCGTGCGCAGGCATCGGGTGCGGCTTCGGTCGCGCTCGGCTCGCAGGCGAATGCGGCGGCGAACAATTCGGTCGCGCTGGGCGCGAACGCGGTGGCGAACCGCGAGGACACCGTATCGGTCGGCGCGGCGGGCAGCGAACGGCAAGTCGTCAACGTCGCGGCGGGCGTGCAGGGCACCGATGCGGTGAACGTCAATCAACTGAACGCCGCGGTCGCGAATACGAACCAGCAGATCGCCGGTTTGCAAGGGCAGATCCACGACGTCGCGAAAGGCGCCAACGCGGGCACGGCCGCCGCGATGGCGGTGGCGGGTCTGCCGCAGCCGACGCAGCCGGGCAAGGCGATGGTCGCCGTCGCCGGCGCGCGTTACGGCGGCCAGTCCGGTGCCGCGTTCGGCGCGTCCTATGTGACGCAGAACAACCGCTTCGTCGTGAAGCTGTCGGGCAATACGAGCACCAACGGCAACGTCGGTGTGGTGGCGGGCGCGGGCTTCCAGTGGTGA
- a CDS encoding porin, whose amino-acid sequence MVKARRGRHLVVLVPSAARLALALLACACAFSAPPSHAQSSVTLYGIVDESVRYMTHTNKAGDSTIGLGNGGVSESRWGLRGTEALGGGWSAFFRLENRFYINTGQSDTTLPFINEAQVGVQSSSYGRLIFGRQPDVLIEGITIGGYGSNPWIPYNFSFQPEVTMSGGIWTSNQVQYQARMDGVMFAAAYAFGGVAGHASYGSQFGAAAAYAPTGGPLDLGGAYEQTRDSVNGSTAKAWTFGASYLWDGTRFALGYIVNRNDPGFSNFANGPFTAPVLAALKYTDFARRRMIFGGITQALGDAWHLAVNVWRTLQDGKTAAQDGSAWQYQFVADYHLSKRTDVYVEADYALYRGDLIGAQLQGVNGVGLAQKGTQVGLMAGLRHLF is encoded by the coding sequence ATGGTGAAGGCCCGAAGGGGGAGACATCTCGTCGTGCTCGTGCCGTCCGCCGCACGGCTGGCGCTTGCCTTACTTGCGTGCGCGTGCGCGTTTTCGGCGCCGCCGTCGCACGCGCAATCGAGCGTCACGCTATACGGCATCGTCGACGAAAGCGTCCGCTATATGACGCATACGAACAAGGCCGGCGATTCGACAATCGGCCTCGGCAACGGGGGCGTGAGCGAGAGCCGCTGGGGGCTGCGCGGCACCGAGGCGCTGGGCGGCGGCTGGTCGGCGTTCTTCCGGCTCGAAAACCGCTTCTACATCAATACCGGGCAAAGCGATACGACGCTGCCTTTCATCAACGAAGCGCAGGTCGGCGTGCAATCGTCTTCGTATGGACGGCTCATCTTCGGGCGGCAGCCCGACGTGTTGATCGAAGGCATCACGATTGGCGGCTACGGCAGCAACCCATGGATCCCTTACAACTTCAGCTTCCAGCCGGAAGTCACGATGTCGGGCGGGATCTGGACCAGCAATCAGGTGCAGTATCAGGCGCGCATGGATGGCGTCATGTTCGCGGCCGCCTATGCGTTCGGCGGCGTCGCGGGGCATGCCTCCTATGGTTCGCAATTCGGCGCGGCGGCAGCCTATGCGCCGACGGGCGGCCCGCTCGATCTGGGCGGCGCCTACGAGCAAACGCGCGACTCGGTGAACGGCAGCACCGCGAAGGCGTGGACCTTCGGCGCTTCGTACCTGTGGGACGGCACGCGGTTTGCGCTCGGTTATATCGTCAATCGCAACGATCCGGGATTCTCGAATTTCGCTAACGGACCGTTTACAGCGCCCGTGCTCGCCGCGCTCAAATACACCGATTTCGCGCGGCGCAGGATGATCTTCGGCGGCATCACGCAGGCGCTCGGCGACGCGTGGCATCTCGCGGTCAATGTCTGGCGCACGCTGCAGGACGGCAAAACTGCCGCACAGGACGGCTCGGCCTGGCAGTATCAGTTCGTCGCCGACTATCACCTTTCGAAGCGCACCGACGTCTATGTCGAAGCGGACTACGCGCTGTATCGCGGCGACCTGATCGGCGCGCAACTGCAGGGGGTCAATGGCGTCGGGCTCGCGCAGAAGGGCACGCAGGTCGGGCTGATGGCGGGCTTGCGGCATCTTTTCTAG
- a CDS encoding peptidylprolyl isomerase, whose amino-acid sequence MGIMKKLRSASFATGFAAAVFFMLAGPAHAQALDNGSGQTVDTIAAVVNNGVITQRELDERIGLITRRLNQQHAPIPPADQLRQQVLNQMVLERIQLQKAREDNITVDDATVQRTLERLAQANNMTLAVYRARIEAEGVPWTTFSGDAKTELILQRLREKEVDSKVTVSDAEVANYIASQRGPSAGSTSDLRFEHIFLKAPLNAPQTDIEAAQKKADDLLKQAMSGSGNDFEKLAKSNSQAPDASKGGDMGFLQPSKLPPEFVTAASTLRAGQVNPSVIRTNDGFEIVRLVDRRSGGQTVSGDSARLVQTHVRHILLRVGDGQSEPQAREKLLEIKKEIQDGGDFDKFARTYSQDGSASQGGDLGWVSPGETVPEFERAMNNLQDGQISDPVRTEYGYHLIQVLGRREAEGSVAQQMDLARQAIGQRKAEQAYADWLRELRDTAYVDYKTAPGNSLQ is encoded by the coding sequence GTGGGAATCATGAAAAAGCTTCGTTCGGCATCGTTCGCGACCGGGTTCGCGGCTGCCGTGTTCTTTATGCTCGCGGGGCCCGCGCACGCGCAGGCGCTCGATAACGGCAGCGGCCAGACCGTCGATACGATTGCTGCCGTGGTCAACAATGGCGTGATTACGCAGCGCGAACTCGACGAGCGCATCGGTCTCATCACGCGCCGTCTGAACCAGCAACACGCGCCGATTCCGCCCGCGGATCAGCTGCGCCAGCAGGTGCTGAACCAGATGGTGCTCGAACGCATCCAGCTGCAGAAGGCGCGCGAGGACAACATTACTGTCGACGACGCCACCGTGCAGCGCACGCTCGAGCGTCTCGCGCAGGCGAACAACATGACGCTCGCGGTGTACCGCGCACGCATCGAGGCCGAAGGCGTGCCCTGGACGACGTTCAGCGGCGACGCGAAGACCGAGTTGATCCTGCAGCGGCTGCGCGAGAAGGAAGTGGACAGCAAGGTCACCGTTTCGGACGCCGAAGTCGCGAACTACATTGCCAGCCAGCGCGGACCGAGCGCGGGCAGCACGAGCGATCTGCGCTTCGAGCACATCTTCCTGAAGGCGCCGCTCAATGCGCCGCAAACCGATATCGAGGCCGCGCAGAAGAAGGCTGACGATCTGCTGAAGCAGGCCATGAGCGGCAGCGGCAATGATTTCGAAAAGCTTGCAAAGTCGAACTCGCAGGCACCGGACGCGAGCAAGGGCGGCGACATGGGCTTTTTGCAGCCGTCGAAGCTGCCGCCCGAATTCGTCACGGCGGCATCGACGCTGCGTGCGGGCCAGGTCAACCCGTCGGTGATTCGCACCAACGACGGCTTCGAAATCGTGCGCCTCGTCGACCGCCGTTCCGGCGGGCAGACCGTGAGCGGCGATTCGGCACGGCTCGTGCAAACGCATGTGCGGCACATCCTGCTGCGCGTCGGCGACGGGCAGTCGGAACCGCAGGCACGCGAGAAGCTGCTCGAGATCAAGAAGGAAATCCAGGACGGCGGCGACTTCGACAAATTTGCCCGGACCTATTCGCAGGACGGCTCGGCGTCGCAAGGCGGCGACCTCGGCTGGGTGAGCCCCGGCGAGACGGTGCCTGAATTCGAGCGCGCGATGAACAACCTGCAGGACGGCCAGATCAGCGATCCGGTGCGCACGGAATACGGCTATCACCTGATCCAGGTGCTGGGCCGCCGCGAAGCGGAAGGCTCGGTCGCGCAGCAGATGGACCTTGCGCGCCAGGCGATCGGCCAACGCAAGGCGGAGCAGGCTTACGCGGACTGGCTGCGCGAACTGCGCGACACGGCGTACGTCGACTACAAGACCGCGCCTGGCAACTCATTGCAATAA
- the rsmA gene encoding 16S rRNA (adenine(1518)-N(6)/adenine(1519)-N(6))-dimethyltransferase RsmA: MSSTRPHPSRQHQGHFARKRFGQNFLVDPGIIDSIVDLIRPQRGERMVEIGPGLGALTEPLIERLATPESPLHAVELDRDLIARLKEKFGDRLQLHEGDALAFDFSTLAAADTQAGAASDARERKPSLRIVGNLPYNISSPLLFHLTAFARDVIDQHFMLQDEVVERMVAEPGSKAFGRLSVMLQYRYVIDKLLDVPPESFQPPPKVDSAIVRMIPYAPHELPDVDETTLGEVVTAAFSQRRKMLRNTLSAYRDAVDFEALGFDLARRAEDVPVDEYVRVAQAVSASRG, from the coding sequence ATGTCATCGACGAGACCGCACCCCAGCCGGCAACATCAGGGCCATTTCGCGCGCAAGCGGTTCGGGCAAAACTTTCTCGTCGATCCCGGCATCATCGATTCGATCGTCGATCTGATTCGCCCGCAGCGCGGCGAGCGGATGGTCGAAATCGGCCCGGGCCTCGGCGCATTGACCGAGCCGCTGATCGAACGGCTCGCGACGCCCGAATCGCCGTTGCATGCGGTCGAGCTCGACCGCGATCTGATCGCGCGGCTCAAGGAAAAATTCGGCGACCGCCTTCAGTTGCACGAGGGCGATGCGCTGGCATTCGACTTCAGCACGCTCGCCGCGGCCGATACGCAAGCCGGCGCGGCAAGCGATGCACGCGAACGCAAGCCGTCGCTGCGCATTGTCGGCAATCTGCCGTACAACATCTCGAGTCCGCTGCTGTTTCATCTCACGGCGTTCGCACGCGACGTGATCGACCAGCATTTCATGCTGCAGGACGAAGTGGTCGAGCGCATGGTGGCCGAGCCGGGCAGCAAGGCATTTGGCCGCCTGTCGGTGATGCTGCAATACCGGTATGTGATCGACAAGCTGCTCGATGTGCCGCCCGAGTCGTTTCAGCCTCCGCCGAAAGTCGATTCGGCGATCGTGCGGATGATCCCCTACGCACCGCACGAACTGCCCGACGTCGATGAAACGACGCTCGGCGAAGTCGTGACGGCGGCGTTCTCTCAACGGCGCAAGATGTTGCGCAATACGTTGTCCGCGTATCGCGACGCGGTCGATTTCGAGGCGCTCGGTTTCGATCTCGCACGGCGTGCCGAAGACGTGCCGGTCGACGAGTACGTGCGCGTCGCTCAGGCAGTATCGGCTTCGCGCGGTTAA
- the pdxA gene encoding 4-hydroxythreonine-4-phosphate dehydrogenase PdxA, protein MTTDTSPAASSLPRSGSLNIAITTGEPAGVGPELTAQALAAAGAHWPDAHFTVLGDAALLAGRAQAVGIDWNALQGRRIEVLHHALGAPSRAGKLDAANGRYVLALLDTAIDGAVAGKFDAIVTAPLQKSTINDAGVPFTGHTEYLAERTHTPHVVMMLAGTGQRPLRVALATTHLPLKDVAAALTVDGIVDTLRIIGHDLRHHFGLPAPRILVTGLNPHAGENGYLGREEIDVIAPALERANALGIDARGPYPADTLFQPRYLTEADCVLAMYHDQGLPVLKYATFGEGINVTLGLPIVRTSVDHGTALDLAGTGRADAGSLIAAIDTAVSMARHRRGA, encoded by the coding sequence ATGACGACCGACACCTCGCCTGCTGCATCCTCACTGCCGCGGTCCGGGTCGCTGAACATCGCGATCACGACTGGCGAGCCGGCAGGCGTGGGTCCTGAATTGACTGCGCAGGCGCTCGCGGCAGCGGGCGCGCACTGGCCCGATGCGCACTTCACGGTGCTCGGCGACGCGGCGCTGCTTGCCGGGCGCGCGCAGGCGGTCGGCATCGACTGGAATGCGTTGCAGGGGCGGCGCATCGAGGTCTTGCACCACGCGCTCGGTGCGCCGTCGCGGGCCGGCAAGCTCGATGCGGCGAACGGCCGCTATGTGCTCGCGCTGCTCGACACCGCAATCGATGGCGCCGTGGCCGGCAAGTTCGATGCGATCGTCACCGCGCCGCTGCAAAAGAGCACGATCAACGATGCCGGTGTGCCGTTCACGGGTCACACTGAATACCTGGCCGAACGCACGCATACGCCGCACGTCGTGATGATGCTCGCGGGCACCGGCCAGCGTCCGCTGCGCGTCGCGCTTGCGACGACGCATCTGCCGTTGAAGGATGTTGCGGCGGCGCTCACCGTCGACGGCATCGTCGACACGCTGCGTATCATCGGTCACGACTTGCGCCATCATTTCGGCTTGCCCGCGCCGCGCATTCTCGTCACCGGGCTCAATCCGCATGCGGGCGAAAACGGCTACCTGGGCCGCGAGGAAATCGACGTGATCGCGCCGGCGCTCGAGCGGGCGAACGCGCTCGGTATCGACGCGCGCGGCCCGTATCCGGCCGATACGCTGTTCCAGCCGCGCTATCTGACCGAGGCCGACTGCGTGCTCGCGATGTACCACGATCAGGGTCTGCCCGTTCTGAAGTACGCGACGTTCGGCGAAGGCATCAACGTGACGCTCGGTCTGCCGATCGTGCGCACGTCCGTCGATCACGGCACCGCGCTCGATCTGGCCGGCACTGGCCGCGCCGATGCAGGCAGCCTGATCGCCGCGATCGATACCGCGGTGTCGATGGCGCGCCATCGGCGCGGCGCCTGA